Genomic DNA from Lactuca sativa cultivar Salinas chromosome 8, Lsat_Salinas_v11, whole genome shotgun sequence:
gtatgcgcattagttatgttatatgtcgacatgttatgtgggatgggttgaggttgtactgctccgtgcggtagccaacaaaccctaaagtattccagatatgagctgagggtcgggcAAGGCATGCcatactcatactgaggactcgggagcattctagatatgagctgagggtcgggtagggcatgccagactcgtactgtgggctcggtggcgatccagatgtgagctgtgggcccagaaggcaatccagactcacactgtcgGCCCAAGGGTAATCTAGCCTGTAAAGTTATGGACCCATCGCATGTTGTtcagtttgttatgttatgatattgctgATATTgttgtggactgtatgtgtatcagtattttgggggtaactcactaagctttcgggcttacagtttcagtttattgtttcaggttcaacgGATGGCCGCGGGTAGGCGaatgcgtgaccgtacacttcctcgattgacgatcatgatttctgggaactctgatgtataaactatttttaaaacAAATCGTAATAATTGAATGAtttcaaatgatttaaaaagttttaaatttgctcgaattttatgagtgttacaaacCAAGTAGCAAGAGGGTGGATGGGAACATGTTTAAGTCCCGTCTCCAACTTCAAACTCAAGCCCCTTTCTTACACTTTTAGTCCCTCCTTCACAATTCATTTTCAAATCAAATCCACTAATTACCAAACAACCCTTGCTCCACGAAATTCTTTACATTTCAAGTCCAATTGTTACAAAATAGACCCCAAATTCCAGAAATTATAACATTTAACTCTTTATGGCTAACACTCTGATAACTTATTATGAATTTAgggctaaaataaaataaaaatataaaatacatcttagggttttagggtttatttatttatttaattttatttattttaaacgggatgttacattttttttttccttttttaattCATATAATAATTTAAACGGTCTCTTAACTACTAAGTGGTTAATTGCATATTAATGGGAATGATATATCACATGACTTGTTTGATAACAAAGCAATTGTGAAACCCTCGCAAGGATTACTAGCAAAATAAGTGGATTACTTTTCATTATGAGCGTGATAACGAGATTTGGGTTTCTTGGAGCTATAATTAACTTATCATGTGAACTAACCATTTTTTCTTAAGAGTACTTGGTTCCATTCAAGTGTGTAAGAGTAAACTTGAATCTTATTAACCTAattgatatataattatatacCTTACAAGAGGCTTCTTACATACATGGAGTATAAGTAACATGTGCCATACCCCGTCATGGtggaaaacaaaacaaaattgttttaaatacTAATCTACAAAATGTTGGAAATCAAATGAGATTAAATGTTAATCAACAAGTTTCCTATTATATCACATCAGTGGAAGGAGGAAGAAACTTTTATGGCTTTATAAGACTTAATTTGCCTTAAATATTCAAAGGCTTTTGTGAGGATTAATGAATGTGCCAAATCCATACGTGAGCCTAGCCGGACTGAAGACGCGAGACGTAAGGTTTGCAATTTAATCATACGCTGCATGGTAGGCTGAGGGGCTTTTATTCATGGATAACCTCTAGGAAATCTCCAGGGATCAGATAACCTCCATGTTTAAATTTAAATTCGAATAACTTTcacgattttttttttgaatttgaaCTAAGACACGCGTCCACTACAATATGACCCTTTATATACCATATAGTAAAAACATTTAAGGACATGACTAATTCAATGTAATTAGCACACATGATCTCCAATTTCAGGTTGTGATTGCTTTCTCTATCTCGTTTTTTAATTCGCCTGATAATGTGACTTCACATTTTACCTTTCTTACAATTAGATATGACAATGAGTGATCGAACTGATTTTCAGTCGAAGGTTGGTAAACAAGTAATAATATTTGAACATATTATTTAATACACATATAATTCTTAATATTATTTGTTGATTTGTTTGCTTTAATCTTACTAACAATTCATAATTAGTTCGCAATACTTATCATCAAATGGTTTGCCAACTTTTTGGATGTATgttttcaaaattattaataatatttGACAATGAATTAAAAATGTATATAGTGTTTACGTTTTGTATACGTTTAGTCattcttgtatttttttttttttgcacattACACCAGTGAATTTGTTTGAATTGTCCACATTACGTCCTTATGATATGTTGGTGTAGGTTTCCGGCCACAAAAAGAATTTTCTGGTGTCCTTGGCAACTCCCTAGAAACTCCGATCAATCTGACAAAACATGATTTTTTCAGCAATAGGATTCTTAATCTTCATCTTCATTATGTTTAGAAAAACACATTTATTATTTTCAAACCTAGTAATCTAAACAATTCTCAAGAAACTCAAACCCATGAATCCATGATAAGTTAGAAGTTAGAAAACCTACATCAAACTGAGAGCTCGAAGTTAGAAAACCCATAGATTCAAGTTTCCAGAAATCGaagtaagaaaaaaaacataGAGATTTGAGTTTACAATTTTTCGATTTAAGGTGTTCATGTATGTTCAACCGGAGAGAAAAAAACACACATTTTCACATCCACCCGCCCATATGTCTCATTTAAGGTGTTCATCTGTAAAGTTTTTCGTAAATCAAACTAAtaaaaaaacacacaaatacTAATTTGTCGAGTTTCATATGAAGATGAACTCCGGTTTGCTAACCTCTCTCTTCTCTCtgagttttgttttttttttttttaacacatCCATGGTAGATATCGAAAAAAAACACTAGAAATCGTTTAAAATATTCGTTCAAACACATGAACACATGACACCAGTGAATTTGTTTACGTTTTGTATACATTTAAGGTGTTCATCTGTAAAGTTTTTCGTAAATCAAACTAAtaaaaaaacacacaaatacTAATTTGTCGAGTTTCATATGAAGATGAACTCCGGTTTGCTAACCTCTCTCTTCTCTCtgagttttgtttttttttttttttaacacatCCATGGTAGATATCGAAAAAAAACACTAGAAATCGTTTCAAATATTCGTTCAAACACATGAACACATGACACCAGTGAATTAAAAATGTATATAGTGTTTACGTTTTGTATACGTTTAGTCattcttgtattttttttttgcacATTACACCAGTGAATTTGTTTGAATTGTCCACATTACGTCCTTATGATATGTTGGTGTAGGTTTCCGGCCACAAAAAGAATTTTCTGGTGTCCTTGGCAACTCCCTAGAAACTCCGATCAATCTGACAAAACATGATTTTTTCAGCAATAGGATTCTTAATCTTCATCTTCATTATGTTTAGAAAAACACATTTATTATTTTCAAACCTAGTAATCTAAACAAATCTCAAGAAACTCAAACCCATGAATCCATGATAAGTTAGAAGTTAGAAAACCTACATCAAACTGAGAGCTCGAAGTTAGAAAACCCATAGATTCAAGTTTCCAGAAATCGaagtaagaaaaaaaacataGAGATTTGAGTTTACAATTTTTCGATTTAAGGTGATCATGTATGTTCAACCGGAGAGAAAAAAACACACATTTTCACATCCACCCGCCCATATGTCTCATTTAAGGTGTTCATCTGTAAAGTTTTTCGTAAATCAAACTAAtaaaaaaacacacaaatacTAATTTGTCGAGTTTCATATGAAGATGAACTCCGGTTTGCTAACCTCTCTCTTCTCTCtgagttttgttttttttttttttttaacacatCCATGGTAGATATCGAAAAAAAACACTAGAAATCGTTTCAAATATTCGTTCAAACACATGAACACATGAATGATTTCATTTTAGATCTTTGTCTCTTGGGTTTATGATTTCCGTTCATAACTTTTAGAAGAGTTTGTTCGTTCATAGCTTTCAGATTAATAACTAAACTTGAGAACCCGAGAACTCGATCTGATTTTGTTCGTGCGTTTTCATCAGATATGGAGTTCATAAATTTATTTTTGAATGTGTTCAACTGAAAACCAATCAAcatatttgatttttttgtgTGTGTATTCATCAAATATGGGGTTCATGAATGCGTGTGTGCATGGGCGGAACACGAGCATTAGAATAGGAGGGACCGGATAATATATAACGCATCTAGAAATAAATTAATTTGTATGACAAATTATAATATACATAAAATTTATTAATGTTAAGATAATTAAAATATAGGTTTTTGATAATAATAtgagaaaaaatatattttataattgTTTTTTGAAAGTctttatattatgattttttattctAACAAAACCTATTAATTTGCTTCTGTTTTTGTTTATCTCCAAACAATTTAATAATCGAAAAGATGAGTACATCAAAATTAAAAAGCATGAATTATTTATTAAATCACATGTCATAATCCTAATGAACAATCGAAAAGATGAGTACATCAAAATTAAAAAGCATGAATTATTTATTAAATCACATGTCATAATCCTAATGAACATAGACGATTACAACCTAAAAATAAACAAACTTAATAATCTCATAGTTTATTTATTTCCAAACAAATTTATAATCTAGAAGGCAGTCCAATAAAATCAAAAGTTTATATCAGCTAACAGCTAACGAGTAAAtaagtaaatatattaattgaatATATACATGTTTGGGGAAGGTATTAGGCCAATACTCTAAGTCTTTCTTATGTTCCCAAAGCTTTTTGCATATAGAAAGAGAAAAATGGTAGCTTCAAAACAGAAACAAGAAATATCAATTTCATATAAAAAACACACTCTAAAAGAAAGAAATAGAGATATGGCTAGAGTGAGTGAATATGCAAGAATTAGTTGATAGTAGGACATACATCGATCCACAAGGCCGACTGGCAAGACCTTAGTGACTTCGACTTCAACCGGTGATGGGAGGGACAATTTCCGTCAAACAATATTGTCGCCGTCGAACGAGTGACAACAAGAACCCTAGGCGGTGACTAGAGACAAAGTCCATATGTTAGGTTTTCTGAGTTTATAAAGGTTTGAGATTTGGTTTTAAAATTTTTCTAGATTATATAGAAATTTTGGTAGATTCCAAAATTTGTTAGGATTTTTATTTTTGGGcaaatgtcataaaaaccctcaagtgtttagggttttgtcggttttgcccaaagttgaattatatgtccgtttttaccctaacattttccaaaaaatgttcggttttacccttttaccggtgataacaggttaccattatattaacttcgcaaaaaaaacccttaagtttacagttttatttacgtttttacccttaagtttataatttacacttttaccctatgtattttttttttcatattatacgtattcaagcagaaaaatcatatgaatatgtatattatgaaaaaaatatacttaggataaaagtgtaaaaaaatttataaacttaagggtaaaaacgcaaaaaaagataaatttaagggtttttttttgcgaatttaatataatggtaacctggaaaacctgttatcaccggtaaaagggtaaaaccgaacattttttcgaaaatgtttgggtaaaaacggacataaatttcaactttgggcaaaaccgacaaaaccctgaaaacttgataatttttatgacattaaccctttatttttttataagaaTTCGATGTTACAGAAATTCCAATAATACCTCAACTATTGTTATGATTTGCTAAAACTTTGTTTTTATAGTTCGGATTGGTTTTCATTTTATGATTTGGCTTTGAAATTCTGAAAATTTAGTTTATATTCCTCTTATGATGTTAAATGTTATGCCAAAAACCTGGGAGGCCATGGCCTCCTGGCCCTTAAAGGATCCGCCAATGTGTGTGTGTTCATGAGTTTTTGAGTGTTTAACTAGAGATTTGATCGAAAAATTCATCTTTAGCCGAAAAACTCATTTTTAAACTGGAAAACCTACACCAACAAGTAATAATGAGGTAACGTGGACACCTCAAACAAATTCCGGATGTAAACGtgtaatgtaaaaaaaaaagtgaCACATAGAACTATCCTAAACGTAGTAAATAGTTTTACATTTACCATAATACAGTTTTAAGTATAAACAAATCTGATTCCTTTGTCCAAATCTAATTGATTTCAACCCTAAAATTGAAAAATACAAATCAAAGTAAATTTATTGAACACTGGGAAATGGATTGGAACAATTCTTCTTTGAATTATAATTATGAATCAAAATAATCAGATGATTAAAATGAGTATGTTAAAAACTTGATAATTGTTTTGTGTATATTTACGATGTTTTAATTAGTAAATATCGAAAATGGTTATAGAAGTAATTCGAAAACATTTGTAAATTATAATGCCTCTCGATAACCCTCGAATTCCCTCCTTTTACTTTCTTTAAAACAGAGCGAGTATTGGTAGCTATTCAATTGTTCAGGTGGGGAAAAGAAGAAAAGCTAAACTCAGATTAACTCACCGCCCATCGCTTCAACCTCGCCACCGGCGGCGGCGCACCGATTGATTTTTTTCGTTTACTTTCGAGATCGTAGCATTATTTCCATGTCACCGGCAGTCGAAGATTTTTTATCCCCATCATCGTCCTCCACACAGCGTTCGTATTTCCAGAACCCTAACCCTAGCGCTCAGGGACATTTTACTGATTCAGGTATATTCAATAATAGTTTCAATCTCATGAATTCTAGTAAACTTGACTTTGATTGTTCAAATGACGCGGCGGCAGCGGAAGCGACCACTGTTCGTTCTTCGAGGAGGAAACACGTAAAAGTGAAGAAACAATCAAGCTGTAACGGTCCAGTGAGTAAAAAATCTGATAATAGTACACGTGATACTACTGGTTTCGTGTTCAATGCGACTACTAGTGGTTCAGTGTTAAGCTCGAGTTTAGGGAAAACGGGATGTGATGGGAATGATGAACGACAGCGTGACGGTGAGGTTTTGGATTTTAATCTAATGCGGTTTACCATGGGAGTTACTAATAATAATCAATTAGGAAACAAGATGGGTGCAGAAAAGGTACAGAAGAGTGGAAATAATTTTCAGTCTGGtgatttaaattttgtttttggagcTGATGATGAAATGGGGGACAATAGAAAAGCTAGTGAAAGAGGCTCTAATAAGTTTGGAAAACTTAATGGTGTGGATATTTTGTTTGGTGCGAATATGAATAATGGTGTACTGAACTCGAATTCAAGCAATATTGGGCATGAACATGGGCGTGAAGGTGTAGGATTGCATCTAGATGATAGTGAATCTAGTGGAACAGTTAGAAGCTCAGGTATTGATGGGTTTATGAAGGTCAATAACTTCAAAACTATGCCTGATTTCCATCTGGTCAATTCAATGTCATTCTTAAATTTGGGATCAAAAGGATCAGGTGAAGCTGCACCCTCGATGAATAGCAACCTAAAGACAGAGGAGAACAATACATCAGATAGCAAAAAATTTGAAAATCTGGGATTTGTGTTTTCTGCCAATCATAGAGATTTTCAGACAGATTCGAGTATTGGAAAACAAAAATCCAAAGAGAAGGTTGACAAGTTAGCACCTGAAAGTGCTAATAGGAATGTAGATAGTGGAGTAATATTTGGAAACAACAAAGTCAATGGAATCTTTCATATTGGAACTCATAATGAAAAAAAATCCAGCTTCAAGGGAAACATGAAAGTTGATGATGAAACGAACATTATGAAGAGTCAAGGAGCAGGAAGCTCTGATCACTTAAAGAAGCAAGGGGATAATGTAGATTCTGTTCTTGATGGTAATTCCACTTTTGTTTTTGGAAGTAATTTAGGCAATGCTTTCGGTGACAACCCTCAATGTAAAGTCCCCCATGACACAAAGACTTCAAATATCCATGACCCCACAAAAGTCAGTACTACTAAGAATAAGATCAATGAAGCTGGAACAACCAACAACTTCAGCTTTTCAAGCAATGCTTCATTTACAGGCTTCAATACACCAGATATAAACATTCCGGTTTCTTTCACATCAGATATGTTTCCTGGTTTAGGTAAGAAGTTAGAATTCAGTAAAAACAATTCTGTAAGCCAAAGAAAGTTAAAAAAGACCAAGGCAAAAGTGAGACAACAATCTAGCAATCGTCCACAAGTTATCCTGACTCATTTATCTGAAGGAGTCACACAGTCTTGTGAGGAGTCTCCTGGATCTTGTTCACCTATGGATGTTTCTCCTTATTGGGGTGCTGCTGACTGTGCACCAACTTCTACCAACCCTGCAACCTCTCAGGTTCAAAATGAAGATGCTGTTGATACTACAGAGAAGCTTGGGGCCCAAAACTTTTCACCTTCTGTTACATCATTTGCTAGTGCTGACATGGCAGTGAGACAACGGCCACATCTGAAGAAGTATAAGCTGAGAACTGGTCGTGTTAATGTGTCCCATTCTCATAAACCTGAGCACACAAAGGCTACAGATCAAGAAACATGTGACAGTTGGCGAAAAAGGTGTTATTTTTAGCCCCccactcttttttttttgttatatatattttACATTTGTATAAACCTTATATGGTTTTGATTTCTGAAATAAATTGATTTGTTTCAGGGGAAACGAGGCTTATAAGAGTGGAGATTTATCAGAAGCTGAAGTATGTTATTCAAAGGGTATTAGTTCAATACAACATACAGAGACACCTGGCGTTTGTATACAGCCTCTTCTTTTGTGTTATAGCAATCGTGCAGCTACACGCATGGCTCTTGGAAGAATGAGGGAAGGTCTAAACGACTGTAGAATGGCTGCTGCATTAGATCCCAATTT
This window encodes:
- the LOC111888018 gene encoding uncharacterized protein LOC111888018 isoform X3, producing the protein MSPAVEDFLSPSSSSTQRSYFQNPNPSAQGHFTDSAEATTVRSSRRKHVKVKKQSSCNGPVSKKSDNSTRDTTGFVFNATTSGSVLSSSLGKTGCDGNDERQRDGEVLDFNLMRFTMGVTNNNQLGNKMGAEKVQKSGNNFQSGDLNFVFGADDEMGDNRKASERGSNKFGKLNGVDILFGANMNNGVLNSNSSNIGHEHGREGVGLHLDDSESSGTVRSSGIDGFMKVNNFKTMPDFHLVNSMSFLNLGSKGSGEAAPSMNSNLKTEENNTSDSKKFENLGFVFSANHRDFQTDSSIGKQKSKEKVDKLAPESANRNVDSGVIFGNNKVNGIFHIGTHNEKKSSFKGNMKVDDETNIMKSQGAGSSDHLKKQGDNVDSVLDGNSTFVFGSNLGNAFGDNPQCKVPHDTKTSNIHDPTKVSTTKNKINEAGTTNNFSFSSNASFTGFNTPDINIPVSFTSDMFPGLGKKLEFSKNNSVSQRKLKKTKAKVRQQSSNRPQVILTHLSEGVTQSCEESPGSCSPMDVSPYWGAADCAPTSTNPATSQVQNEDAVDTTEKLGAQNFSPSVTSFASADMAVRQRPHLKKYKLRTGRVNVSHSHKPEHTKATDQETCDSWRKRGNEAYKSGDLSEAEVCYSKGISSIQHTETPGVCIQPLLLCYSNRAATRMALGRMREGLNDCRMAAALDPNFMKVNLRSANCHLLLGEVDDASYYYNKCLESEEIVCLDRRITIEAAEGLQKAQKVSDYLKLAAEILEQKTYESATNALGTITDALSISSYSEKLLNMKGEALLMLGKHKEVVQLCEQTLDTAEKNFSSVCKISLRLWRWNLMSKSYFHLGRLEIALDLMEKHEQLRSKIVGPDESLAHLAVTIRELLHCKNAGNEAFQNGKHTEAVEHYSAAISKSIESHSFAAVCFCNRAAANQSLGEIIDAIGDCSIAIALDTSYPKALSRRATLLEMIRDYKHASDDLQRLISILETQSQNSQNSHKSASNGSVKDLRRARRRLSILEEKAKKERSLDLYLILGLKPTDGAADVKKAYRKAALRHHPDKVNQQWKAIAESIQMDADRLFKMIGEAYAVLSDPAKRSKYDLEEEMWDDMEINVGSSNRRGSDFFGSQESRKSYGYSNGNSHYYYWQQEPRKSYHTSYPRW
- the LOC111888018 gene encoding uncharacterized protein LOC111888018 isoform X2, giving the protein MSPAVEDFLSPSSSSTQRSYFQNPNPSAQGHFTDSGIFNNSFNLMNSSKLDFDCSNDAAAAEATTVRSSRRKHVKVKKQSSCNGPVSKKSDNSTRDTTGFVFNATTSGSVLSSSLGKTGCDGNDERQRDGNKMGAEKVQKSGNNFQSGDLNFVFGADDEMGDNRKASERGSNKFGKLNGVDILFGANMNNGVLNSNSSNIGHEHGREGVGLHLDDSESSGTVRSSGIDGFMKVNNFKTMPDFHLVNSMSFLNLGSKGSGEAAPSMNSNLKTEENNTSDSKKFENLGFVFSANHRDFQTDSSIGKQKSKEKVDKLAPESANRNVDSGVIFGNNKVNGIFHIGTHNEKKSSFKGNMKVDDETNIMKSQGAGSSDHLKKQGDNVDSVLDGNSTFVFGSNLGNAFGDNPQCKVPHDTKTSNIHDPTKVSTTKNKINEAGTTNNFSFSSNASFTGFNTPDINIPVSFTSDMFPGLGKKLEFSKNNSVSQRKLKKTKAKVRQQSSNRPQVILTHLSEGVTQSCEESPGSCSPMDVSPYWGAADCAPTSTNPATSQVQNEDAVDTTEKLGAQNFSPSVTSFASADMAVRQRPHLKKYKLRTGRVNVSHSHKPEHTKATDQETCDSWRKRGNEAYKSGDLSEAEVCYSKGISSIQHTETPGVCIQPLLLCYSNRAATRMALGRMREGLNDCRMAAALDPNFMKVNLRSANCHLLLGEVDDASYYYNKCLESEEIVCLDRRITIEAAEGLQKAQKVSDYLKLAAEILEQKTYESATNALGTITDALSISSYSEKLLNMKGEALLMLGKHKEVVQLCEQTLDTAEKNFSSVCKISLRLWRWNLMSKSYFHLGRLEIALDLMEKHEQLRSKIVGPDESLAHLAVTIRELLHCKNAGNEAFQNGKHTEAVEHYSAAISKSIESHSFAAVCFCNRAAANQSLGEIIDAIGDCSIAIALDTSYPKALSRRATLLEMIRDYKHASDDLQRLISILETQSQNSQNSHKSASNGSVKDLRRARRRLSILEEKAKKERSLDLYLILGLKPTDGAADVKKAYRKAALRHHPDKVNQQWKAIAESIQMDADRLFKMIGEAYAVLSDPAKRSKYDLEEEMWDDMEINVGSSNRRGSDFFGSQESRKSYGYSNGNSHYYYWQQEPRKSYHTSYPRW
- the LOC111888018 gene encoding uncharacterized protein LOC111888018 isoform X1, with protein sequence MSPAVEDFLSPSSSSTQRSYFQNPNPSAQGHFTDSGIFNNSFNLMNSSKLDFDCSNDAAAAEATTVRSSRRKHVKVKKQSSCNGPVSKKSDNSTRDTTGFVFNATTSGSVLSSSLGKTGCDGNDERQRDGEVLDFNLMRFTMGVTNNNQLGNKMGAEKVQKSGNNFQSGDLNFVFGADDEMGDNRKASERGSNKFGKLNGVDILFGANMNNGVLNSNSSNIGHEHGREGVGLHLDDSESSGTVRSSGIDGFMKVNNFKTMPDFHLVNSMSFLNLGSKGSGEAAPSMNSNLKTEENNTSDSKKFENLGFVFSANHRDFQTDSSIGKQKSKEKVDKLAPESANRNVDSGVIFGNNKVNGIFHIGTHNEKKSSFKGNMKVDDETNIMKSQGAGSSDHLKKQGDNVDSVLDGNSTFVFGSNLGNAFGDNPQCKVPHDTKTSNIHDPTKVSTTKNKINEAGTTNNFSFSSNASFTGFNTPDINIPVSFTSDMFPGLGKKLEFSKNNSVSQRKLKKTKAKVRQQSSNRPQVILTHLSEGVTQSCEESPGSCSPMDVSPYWGAADCAPTSTNPATSQVQNEDAVDTTEKLGAQNFSPSVTSFASADMAVRQRPHLKKYKLRTGRVNVSHSHKPEHTKATDQETCDSWRKRGNEAYKSGDLSEAEVCYSKGISSIQHTETPGVCIQPLLLCYSNRAATRMALGRMREGLNDCRMAAALDPNFMKVNLRSANCHLLLGEVDDASYYYNKCLESEEIVCLDRRITIEAAEGLQKAQKVSDYLKLAAEILEQKTYESATNALGTITDALSISSYSEKLLNMKGEALLMLGKHKEVVQLCEQTLDTAEKNFSSVCKISLRLWRWNLMSKSYFHLGRLEIALDLMEKHEQLRSKIVGPDESLAHLAVTIRELLHCKNAGNEAFQNGKHTEAVEHYSAAISKSIESHSFAAVCFCNRAAANQSLGEIIDAIGDCSIAIALDTSYPKALSRRATLLEMIRDYKHASDDLQRLISILETQSQNSQNSHKSASNGSVKDLRRARRRLSILEEKAKKERSLDLYLILGLKPTDGAADVKKAYRKAALRHHPDKVNQQWKAIAESIQMDADRLFKMIGEAYAVLSDPAKRSKYDLEEEMWDDMEINVGSSNRRGSDFFGSQESRKSYGYSNGNSHYYYWQQEPRKSYHTSYPRW